In Oreochromis niloticus isolate F11D_XX linkage group LG5, O_niloticus_UMD_NMBU, whole genome shotgun sequence, a single window of DNA contains:
- the LOC102082295 gene encoding protein shisa-5, with product MAPGLSTIVALALYVVLSPCVSAGDDCLAYTGQSFQKCSSEYCCGECNYRYCCSYYYSRFKEDDQKKCSNNVDSFNSAKYEYYSPSPLPMVAGIVGFIIILLIFICCCVCPCCCLYNVCRKPRPVIATTTHTTVVTTTPRRYPQQPTAVPGQSQSYQGVPYQPVPVQPGYPAQPGYPAQSGYPAQPGYPAQPGYPAQPGYPAQSGYSAQPGYPAQPMPTSPYHGQPFTPGPPPSYQEATGPACPPQPMPYSQAAFTPGQPAYPLKPPTQPQPSVPPAGADFVAQPPYNPDFVAPPP from the exons ATGGCGCCAGGCCTGTCCACTATTGTTGCGTTGGCTTTGTATGTGGTCCTGTCCCCTTGTGTTTCCG CAGGGGACGACTGCCTGGCCTACACTGGCCAAAGCTTCCAGAAATGCTCTTCAGAATATTGCTGCGGAGAATGCAATTACAGATATTGTTGTTCATATTATTATAGTCGTTTTAAAGAAGATGACCAAAAAAAGTG ctccAACAATGTTGATAGCTTCAACAGTGCTAAATATGAGTATTATAGTCCCTCACCGTTACCCATGGTGGCTGGTATTGTGGGCTTCATCATCATTCTACTCATCTTCATCTGCTGCTGCGTCTGCCCCTGCTGTTGCCTGTACAACGTGTGCCGCAAACCACGCC CTGTGATAGCGACCACTACCCACACCACAGTGGTCACCACCACTCCTCGGCGTTACCCCCAGCAACCAACTGCAGTACCTGGACAATCTCAGTCCTACCAGGGAGTGCCCTACCAGCCAGTACCAGTGCAGCCCGGCTATCCAGCCCAGCCCGGCTATCCAGCTCAGTCTGGCTATCCAGCCCAGCCCGGCTATCCAGCCCAGCCCGGCTATCCAGCCCAGCCCGGCTATCCAGCTCAGTCTGGCTATTCGGCTCAGCCTGGTTATCCAGCTCAGCCCATGCCCACATCACCCTACCATGGGCAACCATTCACACCGGGACCACCACCATCTTATCAGGAAGCAA CTGGCCCTGCCTGTCCTCCACAACCGATGCCTTACAGCCAGGCTGCGTTCACACCTGGCCAGCCGGCGTACCCGCTGAAGCCTCCAACCCAGCCGCAGCCCAGCGTTCCACCTGCCGGCGCAGACTTCGTAGCCCAGCCTCCATACAACCCAGATTTTGTTGCACCACCACCCTAG